A DNA window from Methanobacterium sp. contains the following coding sequences:
- the hypB gene encoding hydrogenase nickel incorporation protein HypB, translating to MHKIAEVEIQHDIMVANKKLAKRNQKIFDKAGVFAVDFLGAIGSGKTSLIEALIEKMDYKIGVIAGDVISRFDAGRIEKHDVPVVGLNTGKECHLDAHLVEHALHDLPLDDMELLFIENVGNLICPVDFDLGSHIRMVVISVSEGDDTAEKHPLIFKDADIVVINKVDIAEAVGADENKMVNDVLELNPDAIVIKSSLKTGKGLDEIIQSIQKFMDEA from the coding sequence ATGCATAAAATAGCTGAAGTAGAAATACAACATGATATCATGGTTGCAAATAAGAAACTTGCCAAAAGAAATCAGAAAATATTCGATAAAGCAGGCGTATTTGCAGTTGATTTTTTAGGGGCAATAGGCTCTGGAAAGACATCACTTATAGAAGCGCTCATAGAAAAAATGGATTACAAAATAGGTGTCATAGCAGGTGACGTAATAAGCAGGTTCGACGCCGGAAGAATTGAAAAACACGATGTGCCTGTTGTAGGGCTTAACACTGGAAAAGAATGTCATTTAGATGCTCATCTTGTAGAACATGCTCTTCATGACCTTCCACTTGATGATATGGAATTACTTTTCATAGAAAATGTTGGAAACCTTATCTGCCCGGTTGATTTTGACCTTGGATCCCATATAAGGATGGTTGTAATAAGTGTGAGCGAAGGGGACGATACAGCTGAAAAGCATCCTCTGATCTTTAAGGATGCGGATATTGTGGTTATTAATAAAGTCGATATTGCAGAAGCGGTAGGTGCTGACGAAAACAAAATGGTTAATGATGTTTTAGAGCTTAATCCTGATGCGATAGTCATAAAAAGTAGTCTCAAGACTGGTAAAGGGCTGGATGAGATTATACAAAGCATCCAGAAATTTATGGATGAAGCCTAA
- the hypA gene encoding hydrogenase maturation nickel metallochaperone HypA has protein sequence MHELSMADAIVKTAIDVAEKNDAQEITEVTIEVGKLAMLNPEQLKFMIEVLSEDTLLENAEVIVNEIPIEIKCRSCDFEGLAVSDDSDHYVPIVTCPECEERNVEIIKGRECNVKTIKIEKEDEDA, from the coding sequence ATGCATGAACTTTCAATGGCTGATGCCATAGTAAAGACTGCAATTGATGTTGCAGAGAAAAATGACGCTCAGGAAATTACTGAAGTAACCATAGAAGTTGGAAAACTTGCCATGCTTAATCCAGAACAGCTTAAGTTTATGATTGAAGTATTAAGTGAAGATACTCTTCTTGAGAATGCTGAAGTTATAGTTAACGAAATTCCGATTGAGATAAAATGCAGATCCTGTGACTTTGAAGGACTGGCTGTTTCAGATGATTCAGATCATTATGTACCAATTGTTACCTGTCCTGAATGTGAAGAACGGAATGTTGAAATAATTAAAGGAAGAGAATGTAACGTTAAAACTATTAAAATAGAGAAGGAGGATGAAGATGCATAA
- a CDS encoding ribose-phosphate diphosphokinase yields MIIGGSASQKLAAKIAKELECPLIPIETKRFPDGERYVRIKGQVDEEVTVVQSTGYPQDENLIELFLILKNLKSMGVKKIKVVIPYFGYGRQERRFKSGEAVSAVIIANLLEAAGADEIFCINLHEDNIREFFQIPVHNLSAMKPIADHIKETINDPVIVAPDKGALGFAREIAEILGCEYDYLEKTRLSPEVVETKPKNLDVKGKEAVIIDDIISTGGTIVNASKILKEHGATKVIVSCVHPVLVEDALLKIFAADVDDVIATDTLRSDVSLISVAQIVADAIK; encoded by the coding sequence ATGATTATAGGTGGATCCGCTTCACAAAAATTAGCTGCAAAGATCGCGAAAGAACTTGAATGTCCCTTAATCCCAATAGAAACCAAAAGATTCCCAGATGGCGAACGATATGTCCGTATAAAAGGACAAGTGGATGAAGAAGTAACTGTTGTCCAATCAACAGGTTATCCTCAGGATGAAAATTTAATAGAACTTTTTTTAATTCTTAAAAATTTAAAGAGTATGGGCGTTAAAAAAATAAAAGTTGTAATTCCTTATTTTGGATACGGAAGACAAGAAAGGCGCTTTAAAAGTGGAGAAGCCGTTTCAGCTGTTATAATTGCAAATTTACTTGAAGCTGCAGGTGCTGATGAAATATTCTGTATAAATTTACATGAAGACAATATCAGGGAATTCTTCCAGATCCCAGTACATAACTTATCTGCAATGAAACCAATAGCAGATCATATTAAAGAAACCATTAACGACCCCGTAATTGTTGCACCAGATAAAGGTGCACTTGGATTTGCCCGGGAAATTGCTGAAATTCTTGGTTGTGAATATGATTATCTTGAGAAAACAAGGTTATCTCCAGAAGTTGTAGAAACAAAACCAAAAAATCTTGATGTTAAAGGGAAGGAAGCTGTTATAATTGACGATATTATAAGCACTGGTGGTACAATAGTTAACGCTTCAAAAATTTTAAAAGAACATGGCGCAACAAAGGTAATTGTATCATGCGTTCACCCAGTACTGGTTGAAGATGCACTGCTTAAAATATTTGCAGCGGATGTTGATGATGTAATTGCCACAGATACCCTGCGATCAGATGTGAGCCTGATTTCTGTAGCTCAAATTGTTGCTGATGCAATAAAATAA
- a CDS encoding DUF5518 domain-containing protein encodes MIKWKAIIIGFILAIILTILFGAAGGTVGFYLGVFIAGIAVGYIVDVNIKNGATHGAITGLITGIVSAVLSIIVVLAYGAGGMLLGLNVVAELILSLILWTVLGAIGGVIGTIITERLWQTVFTRGMMGRTASTDAPEKMKPKIEFTRENITKCLCPQCPVQAESECAQTKMKMLQESMRGMSPEPSDVPGVYCATGTATCSDLNPSKMCNCPNCDVFKENNLEQGEPNGYFCQKGAVK; translated from the coding sequence ATGATTAAATGGAAAGCCATAATTATTGGGTTTATTCTAGCGATAATATTAACTATACTTTTTGGAGCTGCAGGAGGAACAGTTGGTTTTTATTTAGGCGTGTTTATAGCAGGTATAGCCGTTGGTTACATCGTTGATGTAAATATAAAAAATGGTGCCACACATGGGGCTATTACAGGACTAATTACAGGGATAGTTTCCGCAGTATTAAGTATAATAGTAGTTTTAGCTTATGGTGCAGGAGGAATGTTATTAGGATTAAATGTAGTTGCTGAACTAATATTATCACTCATCTTATGGACAGTTCTAGGAGCAATCGGTGGAGTTATAGGTACTATAATAACCGAAAGGCTATGGCAAACGGTTTTCACAAGGGGAATGATGGGCAGAACAGCCAGTACTGACGCTCCAGAAAAAATGAAACCAAAAATTGAATTTACAAGGGAAAATATCACAAAATGTTTATGTCCACAATGCCCAGTTCAGGCTGAAAGCGAATGCGCGCAAACAAAAATGAAAATGCTTCAAGAATCCATGAGGGGTATGAGTCCAGAACCTTCAGATGTTCCAGGAGTTTACTGTGCAACAGGAACAGCAACATGTAGTGATCTTAACCCAAGCAAAATGTGTAACTGCCCTAACTGTGATGTATTCAAAGAAAATAACTTAGAACAAGGAGAACCTAATGGATACTTCTGCCAAAAAGGGGCTGTAAAATAA
- a CDS encoding DEAD/DEAH box helicase has protein sequence MEKLRFFDLDLSDEIKRAIVDMGFEEATPIQSLAIPYILDGKDVIGQAQTGTGKTAAFGIPALEMVDPDNKNLQAVILCPTRELAIQVAEEIRKLSKYMRKLNVLPIYGGQPIERQLKSLKKGVQIIIGTPGRVMDHMRRGTLKMNNVKIMVLDEADEMLDMGFREDIETVLQDMPKERQTLLFSATMSKAILNLTKRYQNNPEFLKVIHQQMTVPEIQQIYFEVKEKMKLELLSRLIDIYNPQLSLVFCNTKRRVDTLVTHLQVRGYLADGLHGDMTQGQRDRVMSKFRSGQIEILVATDVAARGIDVGDVEAVFNYDVPNDDEYYVHRIGRTGRAGKSGRAFTFASGREIYQLRDIQKFTKTKIEQHRIPSLSDVKKIKTNMFLDDIKHVINTEDLEDYTAKIERLIKEDYTSIEIAAALLKMIMTKKDQKESGDEGFGDTGASPGMVRFFINVGRKQRVKAKDIVRGIAEETGLSSKIIGKIDVFDKFSFVEIPEENAGEVLSLMSRCKIKGKSANMEPANKK, from the coding sequence ATGGAAAAATTAAGATTTTTTGACTTAGATCTCTCAGACGAGATCAAACGAGCTATTGTAGATATGGGATTTGAAGAAGCAACCCCGATTCAATCACTTGCAATTCCATATATATTGGATGGAAAAGATGTTATAGGACAGGCTCAAACAGGAACTGGAAAAACAGCAGCATTTGGAATACCTGCTTTAGAAATGGTAGATCCGGATAATAAAAATTTACAAGCTGTAATTTTATGCCCTACAAGAGAGCTTGCAATTCAGGTAGCTGAAGAAATTAGAAAGCTCTCAAAATACATGAGAAAACTCAATGTTTTACCAATTTACGGTGGCCAGCCAATTGAAAGGCAGCTTAAATCTCTTAAAAAAGGAGTACAGATCATTATAGGTACTCCTGGACGAGTAATGGATCATATGCGCCGTGGAACCTTAAAAATGAACAACGTTAAAATTATGGTCCTTGATGAAGCAGATGAAATGTTAGATATGGGATTTAGGGAAGATATAGAAACAGTTTTACAGGACATGCCTAAAGAAAGACAGACTCTTCTTTTCTCTGCCACCATGTCTAAAGCAATTTTAAATTTAACTAAAAGATATCAGAACAATCCTGAATTTTTAAAGGTCATTCACCAGCAGATGACAGTTCCAGAAATTCAGCAGATATACTTTGAAGTTAAAGAGAAAATGAAATTAGAACTTTTGTCCCGTTTAATAGATATATATAACCCTCAGCTATCTCTGGTATTTTGTAATACCAAAAGAAGGGTTGATACTCTTGTAACTCACCTTCAGGTAAGGGGATACCTTGCAGATGGACTTCATGGAGATATGACTCAAGGACAGAGGGATAGAGTCATGTCCAAATTCAGATCAGGCCAGATTGAGATCCTTGTTGCAACAGATGTTGCAGCCCGTGGAATTGACGTAGGTGATGTGGAAGCTGTATTTAACTATGATGTGCCTAACGACGATGAGTATTATGTACATAGGATAGGTAGAACAGGTCGTGCAGGTAAATCTGGCCGTGCATTCACATTTGCTTCAGGTAGAGAGATTTATCAGCTTAGGGATATACAAAAATTCACCAAAACAAAAATTGAACAGCATAGAATCCCATCTTTAAGTGATGTTAAAAAAATCAAGACAAATATGTTCTTAGATGATATAAAACACGTCATAAACACAGAAGATCTAGAGGATTACACTGCAAAAATTGAAAGATTAATTAAAGAGGATTATACTTCTATTGAAATAGCTGCTGCTCTTCTAAAGATGATAATGACCAAAAAAGACCAGAAAGAATCTGGAGATGAAGGCTTTGGAGATACTGGTGCAAGTCCAGGAATGGTAAGGTTCTTTATCAACGTTGGACGTAAACAGAGGGTAAAAGCGAAAGATATTGTCCGGGGCATTGCAGAAGAAACAGGACTTTCAAGCAAGATAATTGGCAAAATAGATGTTTTTGACAAATTCTCATTTGTTGAAATTCCAGAGGAAAATGCAGGTGAAGTCTTATCCTTAATGAGCAGATGTAAAATAAAAGGTAAGTCTGCAAATATGGAACCTGCAAATAAAAAGTGA
- the lonB gene encoding ATP-dependent protease LonB produces MANLNSDSSSSSNSFNLRTYKTSEEIKVPEKIIDQIIGQEEAVETIKKAAKQRRNVLLIGEPGIGKSMLAKGMAELLPPEELQDILVYPNIEDNHNPLIGTMPAGEGKKIVANYKAKAKSQEERKNMFTMIIISFILIVGFVVNQFFMALIAAAIVFVALLQIKPRTTVMIPKLLVSNENNITAPFIDATGAHAGALLGDVRHDPYQSGGLGTPAHERVEAGMIHKASKGVLYVDEIGTMHMKTQQELLTAMQEKKYSITGQSETSSGAMVRSQAVPCDFVLVASGNLKVLEGMHIALRSRIRGYGYEVFMKDSMPDTPENRDKLVQFVAQEVEKDGRIPHFSREAVAEIIREAQRRAGKKDTLTLRLRDLGGLVRAAGDIAKGEGAEHVTLEHVLGAKKLARTLEQQIADRYIGQKKQYETFASEGGKIGTVNGLAIIGDRSGIILPIVAEAAPAQSKSEGKIIATGKLGEIAKEAVQNVSALIKKHTGTDISSYDIHIQFLQSYEGVEGDSASVSVATAVISSLENIPVDQSVALTGSLSVRGDVLPVGGVTGKIEAAAESGIKKVLIPKSNMNDVLIEERYRSKIEIIPVETMSDVLEHALIGKDKKGLLDRMQKITNMVPNIGLQKPTTH; encoded by the coding sequence ATGGCAAATCTAAATTCAGACTCAAGTTCAAGCTCAAATTCATTCAATTTAAGAACTTATAAAACATCAGAGGAAATTAAAGTCCCTGAAAAGATCATTGATCAAATCATAGGTCAAGAAGAAGCAGTTGAGACTATTAAGAAAGCTGCAAAACAGAGAAGGAATGTTCTTTTAATTGGAGAACCTGGAATTGGTAAATCCATGCTTGCAAAGGGAATGGCAGAACTGCTCCCTCCGGAGGAACTTCAAGATATCCTGGTTTATCCAAATATTGAAGATAATCATAACCCTCTAATTGGGACTATGCCTGCTGGGGAAGGTAAAAAAATAGTTGCAAACTACAAAGCCAAAGCAAAATCCCAGGAAGAAAGGAAGAACATGTTCACAATGATCATAATCTCATTTATATTAATCGTGGGATTTGTGGTGAACCAATTTTTCATGGCTTTAATAGCAGCAGCAATTGTTTTTGTTGCACTTCTACAAATAAAACCTAGAACTACAGTTATGATTCCTAAGCTTCTTGTAAGCAATGAAAACAACATTACTGCCCCTTTCATTGACGCAACAGGTGCACATGCAGGGGCTCTTTTAGGTGATGTAAGGCACGACCCATATCAATCAGGAGGGTTAGGAACTCCTGCCCACGAACGTGTTGAAGCTGGAATGATTCACAAAGCCAGCAAAGGTGTTCTTTACGTGGACGAAATTGGGACCATGCATATGAAAACTCAACAAGAGTTACTGACGGCTATGCAGGAAAAGAAATACTCAATAACTGGGCAAAGTGAAACAAGCAGTGGGGCAATGGTTAGATCCCAGGCAGTTCCATGTGATTTTGTACTTGTAGCATCTGGAAACCTCAAGGTACTTGAAGGAATGCACATAGCACTTAGGTCAAGAATACGTGGATACGGTTATGAAGTCTTTATGAAAGATTCAATGCCGGACACACCTGAAAATAGGGATAAATTGGTTCAATTTGTAGCTCAAGAAGTTGAAAAAGATGGTAGGATACCTCACTTTAGTAGAGAAGCAGTTGCTGAGATTATAAGGGAAGCTCAAAGAAGAGCCGGTAAAAAAGATACACTTACTTTAAGATTAAGAGATTTAGGTGGTCTTGTAAGGGCTGCAGGTGATATTGCAAAAGGAGAAGGTGCAGAGCATGTCACTTTAGAGCATGTACTTGGTGCTAAAAAACTTGCAAGGACACTTGAACAGCAAATTGCAGATCGTTACATTGGCCAGAAAAAACAATACGAAACTTTTGCATCTGAAGGTGGAAAAATAGGTACTGTAAATGGTCTTGCAATAATTGGAGATAGGAGCGGTATAATTCTTCCAATAGTTGCTGAAGCTGCTCCTGCCCAAAGTAAATCTGAAGGTAAGATCATTGCCACAGGTAAACTTGGTGAAATTGCCAAAGAAGCTGTTCAAAACGTCAGCGCTTTAATTAAAAAGCATACTGGAACAGATATATCAAGCTATGATATACACATACAGTTCCTGCAGTCTTATGAAGGTGTTGAAGGAGACAGTGCAAGTGTTTCAGTAGCTACAGCAGTAATTTCGTCACTGGAAAACATTCCAGTAGACCAGTCAGTTGCACTTACTGGTTCATTAAGTGTCAGAGGAGATGTTCTCCCTGTAGGTGGAGTGACTGGTAAAATTGAAGCTGCAGCAGAATCAGGAATTAAAAAGGTTTTAATACCTAAATCAAATATGAATGATGTTCTGATTGAGGAAAGATACAGAAGTAAAATTGAAATAATTCCTGTAGAAACCATGAGTGATGTACTGGAACATGCATTAATTGGAAAGGATAAAAAAGGCCTTCTTGACAGAATGCAGAAAATTACCAATATGGTACCTAACATAGGTTTACAAAAACCAACAACTCATTAG
- the cobQ gene encoding cobyric acid synthase CobQ — protein MVQGTSSNAGKSVVVAALCRIFSKRGYNVAPFKSQNMSLNSYTTHENAEIAIAQVLQAEAAGVEPSYHMNPILLKPKEDFISQVIVHGKPVNDMNFYDYQNSFREKALKAIKTSLDTLKEKYNIIVIEGAGSPAEINMLDKDLANMKIAEIADADVILVADIDRGGVFASIAGTFALLPEKDRKRIKGIIINKFRGNLDILIPGIRQIEEIVGAPVLGVLPYDESLKLPEEDSASLSERKYSKNEKITVGVMRLPRISNFTDIDPLEYEPDVGIKLIEMGNEIGKVDALVLPGTRNTVNDMVALNEAGFTDEIANLSEEIPVFGICGGYQMLGKEIIDESFKESKYGSVKGIGILDAKTKFDRIDKIVTQSRASILGNGIFKEIKGDSVKGYELHEGLTILGESKPLFKVIEGCGNHPSSPYDGAVNGYTAGTYLHGIFHNFTFRRFFTDYLRAQSGLDMLGFSEDNFENLKKYSIDRLAEIVENNVELKLIEESIEKRV, from the coding sequence ATGGTACAGGGAACTTCATCAAATGCTGGAAAAAGTGTTGTTGTAGCCGCACTTTGTAGAATATTTTCAAAGAGAGGGTACAATGTTGCACCGTTTAAATCTCAAAACATGTCCCTTAACTCATATACAACTCATGAAAATGCAGAAATAGCAATTGCACAGGTTCTGCAGGCTGAAGCCGCAGGTGTTGAACCTTCATACCACATGAACCCAATCCTCCTTAAACCAAAGGAAGATTTCATATCCCAGGTAATAGTGCATGGAAAACCTGTTAATGATATGAATTTTTATGATTACCAGAATTCATTTAGAGAAAAAGCTTTAAAAGCTATAAAAACATCTTTAGATACGCTAAAGGAAAAGTATAATATAATAGTGATAGAAGGTGCAGGTTCTCCTGCAGAAATAAATATGCTGGACAAAGACCTTGCAAACATGAAAATAGCAGAAATAGCAGATGCCGATGTTATATTAGTTGCAGATATTGATAGAGGCGGGGTTTTTGCATCAATTGCAGGAACATTTGCCCTGCTTCCTGAAAAAGACAGGAAAAGGATAAAAGGAATAATTATCAACAAATTCAGAGGTAATCTGGACATATTAATTCCAGGAATACGTCAAATTGAAGAAATTGTAGGGGCTCCAGTACTTGGAGTTTTACCATATGATGAAAGCTTAAAACTTCCAGAAGAAGATTCTGCATCATTATCAGAACGAAAATACAGTAAAAACGAAAAAATAACCGTTGGAGTAATGCGTCTCCCAAGGATCTCTAACTTTACAGATATAGATCCCCTCGAATATGAACCTGATGTTGGTATAAAATTAATAGAAATGGGGAATGAAATAGGGAAAGTAGATGCATTGGTACTTCCTGGAACAAGAAACACTGTTAATGATATGGTAGCTTTAAATGAAGCTGGTTTTACAGATGAAATTGCCAATTTGTCGGAAGAAATACCTGTTTTCGGAATATGCGGCGGATATCAGATGCTTGGAAAAGAGATAATCGATGAATCGTTTAAAGAATCCAAATACGGCAGTGTCAAAGGAATTGGCATTTTAGATGCTAAAACTAAATTTGACAGAATTGACAAAATTGTCACTCAAAGCAGAGCAAGCATACTTGGAAATGGAATATTTAAAGAAATAAAAGGAGATTCTGTAAAGGGATACGAACTGCATGAAGGCCTTACAATTCTTGGAGAATCCAAACCACTATTTAAGGTCATTGAAGGATGTGGAAATCACCCATCATCTCCATATGATGGTGCAGTGAATGGTTATACTGCAGGTACATATCTTCACGGAATATTCCACAATTTCACATTTAGAAGGTTCTTTACAGATTATTTAAGGGCTCAAAGCGGTCTTGATATGCTCGGTTTTAGTGAAGACAATTTTGAGAACCTTAAGAAGTATTCAATCGATAGGCTTGCTGAAATCGTTGAAAACAACGTGGAATTAAAATTAATTGAAGAATCTATTGAAAAAAGAGTATAA
- a CDS encoding universal stress protein has product MYKKILVTSTGEYLDEIIEHTLDLMHGRPMEVIGLYVADTSAPFLTPSKVKQMMVDELKSKGKEILESMGQEFGKANVNFKPMLIEGDPAERIVETAEEENVDVIIMGTGKSKIDKHLLGSVSEKVVHSAPCTVLLIRSKHKPLEQIE; this is encoded by the coding sequence ATGTATAAAAAGATATTGGTTACAAGTACTGGGGAATATTTAGATGAAATAATTGAACATACTCTTGATTTAATGCATGGAAGGCCCATGGAGGTCATTGGCCTTTATGTTGCAGATACATCTGCACCTTTTTTAACTCCAAGTAAAGTTAAACAGATGATGGTCGACGAGCTGAAAAGCAAAGGAAAAGAAATTTTAGAAAGCATGGGACAGGAATTCGGAAAGGCTAATGTAAATTTCAAGCCGATGCTTATTGAAGGAGATCCTGCAGAGAGGATAGTTGAAACTGCTGAAGAAGAAAATGTAGATGTAATAATAATGGGAACTGGAAAAAGCAAAATAGATAAGCATCTGCTTGGTAGCGTATCTGAAAAAGTTGTCCACTCAGCTCCATGTACCGTCCTTTTGATAAGGTCAAAACATAAGCCTTTAGAGCAGATCGAGTAG
- a CDS encoding calcium/sodium antiporter, whose protein sequence is MEIFLVELIVILIISLLIVIKSADIFVDNLVEVGALLGISQIILGVTASAIGTSLPEFGSAMIATLSGSVDIGVGTVIGSNIWNIAGILGITATFAGVIKSDTKGLKRDGAVTLATALILMFFMFFGDIGKIAAIVMIIVYAIYLRSLIKAQKEDTEDNKIKIEEKSELEGNNKKSESKLKSIPPKSIAWILVGFAGLVLGCRLLVYSGTGIGEILGIPEMIMGLFVLAIGTSIPELVVTFSSAMKGLHDLSIGTVLGSNTFNILIGIGVPALVLNVPVDHTSLIFDAPAMIFVTVLLLLLIKKDMKLTRNNGLILLATYITYAVIRIFVFG, encoded by the coding sequence ATGGAAATATTTTTAGTAGAACTAATTGTTATTTTAATAATTTCATTACTTATAGTAATAAAATCAGCAGATATCTTTGTTGATAATTTGGTAGAAGTCGGTGCTTTGTTGGGAATATCTCAAATAATACTGGGAGTTACAGCGTCGGCTATTGGGACTTCTCTGCCAGAATTTGGTTCTGCTATGATAGCTACTTTAAGCGGCAGTGTGGATATAGGAGTTGGAACTGTAATTGGATCAAATATATGGAACATTGCAGGGATACTGGGTATAACTGCTACTTTTGCAGGTGTTATTAAGTCAGATACTAAAGGGCTTAAAAGGGATGGTGCAGTTACACTTGCCACCGCGCTTATACTGATGTTTTTCATGTTCTTTGGGGATATTGGAAAAATAGCAGCTATCGTAATGATAATTGTATATGCAATTTATCTGAGAAGCTTGATAAAAGCCCAAAAAGAGGATACTGAAGATAATAAGATTAAAATTGAAGAAAAATCTGAACTTGAAGGTAATAATAAAAAGTCTGAATCTAAACTTAAATCAATTCCTCCTAAGAGCATAGCATGGATATTAGTTGGGTTTGCAGGACTGGTATTGGGATGCAGGCTATTAGTTTACAGTGGAACTGGAATTGGAGAGATTTTAGGCATTCCTGAGATGATAATGGGCCTGTTTGTACTTGCTATTGGAACAAGTATTCCTGAACTTGTGGTTACATTCTCTTCAGCAATGAAAGGTTTGCATGATTTATCAATAGGAACCGTTCTTGGAAGTAACACATTCAACATACTTATAGGAATTGGGGTACCTGCCCTTGTTTTGAACGTTCCTGTAGACCACACTTCACTTATCTTCGACGCTCCTGCAATGATTTTTGTTACAGTGCTGTTGTTATTGCTTATAAAAAAAGATATGAAACTTACAAGAAATAATGGATTGATCCTGCTGGCAACATATATAACTTATGCGGTAATAAGAATATTTGTATTCGGGTGA
- the corA gene encoding magnesium/cobalt transporter CorA — MLNLKPRSKKAGLPPGSLVYTGAENIPTKITFIEYNKDIFNQKTIAECPQFTDKDTIKWIKINGFGNVEILKKIGKCFNLHPLVLEDILNTNQRPKVEDYSDYLYLVLKLFDVSENDQMVTKQVSLILGKNLVISFQEDDEPLFDLIIKRIKIKENQISSRGADYLLYSIIDTIIDSYFLDMENVEDNIERIEYNLIENTSPEVLKRIHSIKMDIITLRKTIRPLREMLSTLESSEYFQIEEATDYYLRDVYDHSLQIYEMLESLRDRTSEILDIYLSSTSNKLNEIVRVLTVISTVFVPLTFIVGLYGMNFNNMPELREPLGYPAVLVIMVIVALFMLAYFRRKKWI, encoded by the coding sequence ATGCTAAATTTGAAACCACGGTCAAAAAAAGCAGGACTTCCCCCAGGATCACTTGTTTACACAGGTGCAGAAAATATACCCACCAAAATAACTTTTATTGAATATAACAAGGATATTTTCAACCAAAAAACAATAGCAGAATGCCCTCAATTTACAGACAAAGATACCATAAAGTGGATAAAAATAAATGGGTTTGGAAATGTAGAAATTTTAAAAAAAATAGGTAAATGCTTTAATTTACATCCGCTGGTACTTGAAGACATATTAAACACAAACCAGCGGCCCAAAGTAGAAGATTACAGTGACTATCTTTATCTGGTTTTGAAGTTATTTGACGTCAGTGAAAATGATCAAATGGTTACAAAACAGGTTAGTTTAATTCTCGGAAAGAATCTTGTAATTTCTTTCCAGGAGGATGATGAGCCCCTATTCGATTTAATCATTAAAAGAATAAAAATAAAAGAGAATCAGATAAGTAGCAGGGGTGCTGACTATTTATTATATTCAATAATAGATACAATTATTGATAGTTATTTCTTAGATATGGAAAATGTAGAAGATAATATAGAACGTATAGAATACAATCTAATAGAAAATACAAGTCCCGAGGTTCTTAAGAGAATTCACAGTATTAAAATGGACATTATAACTCTTCGAAAAACAATTCGGCCGCTCCGGGAAATGCTGAGTACCCTTGAATCATCAGAATATTTCCAAATTGAAGAAGCAACAGATTATTATCTCAGAGATGTCTATGATCACTCGCTTCAGATCTATGAGATGTTAGAATCTTTGAGAGATAGAACTTCAGAAATACTGGATATCTATCTGTCAAGCACAAGTAACAAACTGAATGAGATAGTGAGAGTTCTAACAGTGATATCTACTGTATTTGTGCCTTTAACATTTATTGTAGGCCTTTATGGAATGAATTTTAATAATATGCCTGAACTCAGGGAACCGTTAGGATATCCTGCGGTTTTAGTAATAATGGTTATAGTTGCATTATTTATGCTGGCTTACTTTAGACGGAAAAAATGGATATAA
- a CDS encoding CBS domain-containing protein yields MEVREAMNKGIISIDPNTRPIDAFEKMYKEGVRRLFVMDETENPVGVISYLDLVGMLGAFKPRTTVSDNLKIEDIMSKDIITISAEDKIEDAANLMLRADVSGLLVLENKKPVGVITKTDICRLVAAEILVPEY; encoded by the coding sequence ATGGAAGTTAGGGAAGCGATGAATAAAGGCATAATATCAATTGACCCAAATACAAGGCCAATTGATGCATTTGAAAAGATGTACAAAGAAGGAGTAAGACGACTTTTTGTTATGGATGAAACTGAAAATCCCGTAGGTGTAATATCTTATCTTGATCTTGTAGGCATGCTTGGAGCTTTTAAGCCACGTACAACGGTATCTGATAATCTAAAGATTGAAGATATAATGTCAAAAGATATTATAACGATATCTGCAGAAGACAAAATTGAAGATGCTGCAAATTTGATGTTAAGGGCAGATGTATCCGGACTGCTGGTTCTGGAAAATAAAAAACCAGTTGGAGTAATTACAAAAACAGATATTTGCCGGTTGGTAGCAGCTGAAATTTTAGTGCCAGAATATTAA